A genomic window from Buteo buteo chromosome 13, bButBut1.hap1.1, whole genome shotgun sequence includes:
- the AFMID gene encoding kynurenine formamidase isoform X1 yields the protein MGVGRHRPRTRTPSPGGQGARGRRDGRGTGTGTGIGIGIGTGRSMGGWRDMPAEALEEQYSPSRWSPRLGRDTIIQAHLEATAAGTQRARAGAQTSLHVPYGDGEGEKLDIYFPTDPSGTFPVLVYIHGGYWQCLSKDESGFAAPPLVSQGVAVVAVGYDTAPKGHMDAMVLQVRRSLAFLVERYSGIRGIYLCGHSAGAHLAAMVLSTDWTEYGVVPDIKGAVLVSGVYDLEPILHTYVNDALNMSREVAQRNSPMLCISPAAPAAATCEVLVAVAQHDSPEFRRQSQEYGQALRAAGWSVSLLDLAGVDHFDIIEKLAEDSYVLTQVILNMISRA from the exons ATGGGAGTGGGGCGCCACCGCCCCCGGACTCGGACCCCGTCCCCGGGCGGGCAGggggcgcggggccgccgcgACGGGcgcgggaccgggaccgggaccgggatcGGGATCGGGATCGGGACCGGCCGCAGCATGGGGGGGTGGCGGGACATGCCCGCGGAG GCGCTGGAGGAGCAGTACTCCCCCAGCCGCTGGTCCCCCCgcctgggcagggacaccaTCATCCAGGCCCACCTCGAGGCGACGGCAGCAG GGACGCAGCGGGCCCGGGCCGGCGCGCAGACCTCGCTGCACGTCCCCTACGGCGATGGTGAGGGCGAGAAGCTGGACATCTATTTTCCCACGGATCCTTCTGGAA CCTTCCCGGTCCTGGTCTACATCCATGGCGGATACTGGCAGTGCCTGAG TAAAGACGAGTCAGGATTCGCAGCCCCCCCGCTGGTGTCACAGGGCGTGGCGGTGGTGGCAGTAGGTTACGACACAGCCCCCAAAG GCCACATGGACGCCATGGTGCTGCAGGTGCGGCGCAGCCTCGCCTTCCTGGTAGAGCGGTACTCTGGGATCAG AGGCATTTACCTGTGTGGACACTCGGCAGGGGCCCACTTGGCAGCCATGGTGTTGTCCACGGACTGGACAGAATATGGAGTGGTGCCAGATATCAAAG GAGCTGTGCTGGTGAGCGGCGTGTACGACCTCGAGCCCATCCTGCACACCTACGTGAATGATGCGCTGAACATGAGCCG GGAGGTTGCCCAGAGGAACAGCCCCATGCTGTGCATCTCCCCAGCAGCGCCTGCGGCTGCGACCTGCGAGGTGCTCGTGGCTGTGGCCCAGCACGACTCCCCAGAGTTTCGCAGGCAATCGCAGGAGTATGGCCAG GCCCTGCGTGCAGCCGGCTGGTCCGTCTCCCTGCTGGATCTTGCTGGCGTGGATCACTTTGACATCATTGAGAAGCTGGCGGAGGACAGCTATGTCCTCACTCAG
- the TK1 gene encoding thymidine kinase, cytosolic, which produces MNCLTVPGVHPGSPSRPRGQIQVIFGPMFSGKSTELMRRVRRFQLAQYQCLLVKYAKDTRYCTSGVSTHDRNTMEALPACLLKDVYQEALASAVIGIDEGQFFPDVVEFCEMMANAGKTIIVAALDGTFQRKAFGSILNLVPLAESVVKLNAVCMECYQEASYTKRLGAEREVEVIGGADKYHSVCRACYFRKRPQQPGSENKENVPMGLKQLDVAASRKIFAS; this is translated from the exons ATGAACTGCCTGACGGTGCCCGGCGTCCACCCCGGCTCGCCCAGCCGCCCGCGCGGGCAGATCCAG GTGATCTTCGGACCCATGTTCTCCGGGAAGAG CACGGAGCTCATGCGGCGGGTGCGGCGGTTCCAGCTCGCTCAGTACCAGTGCCTGCTGGTGAAGTATGCCAAGGACACACGCTACTGCACCTCTGGTGTCTCCACGCACGACAG GAACACCATGGAGGCCCTGCCAGCCTGCCTCCTCAAGGATGTGTACCAGGAGGCACTGGCCTCTGCAGTCATCGGCATTGACGAGGGCCAGTTC TTCCCAGACGTCGTGGAGTTCTGTGAGATGATGGCCAATGCTGGGAAAACCATCATCGTTGCCGCTCTTGATGGGACTTTCCAGAGAAAG GCCTTCGGGAGCATCCTGAACCTGGTGCCACTGGCAGAGAGCGTGGTGAAGCTGAATGCCGTGTGCATGGAGTGCTACCAAGAAGCCTCCTACACAAAgaggctgggagcagagagggag GTTGAAGTGATTGGAGGAGCAGACAAGTACCACTCCGTCTGCCGAGCCTGCTACTTCCGCAAGCGGCCTCAGCAGCCTGGGTCAGAAAACAAGGAGAACGTGCCCATGGGGCTGAAGCAGCTGGATGTGGCTGCCTCCCGGAAGATCTTTGCTTCTTGA
- the AFMID gene encoding kynurenine formamidase isoform X2, with protein MGVGRHRPRTRTPSPGGQGARGRRDGRGTGTGTGIGIGIGTGRSMGGWRDMPAEALEEQYSPSRWSPRLGRDTIIQAHLEATAAGTQRARAGAQTSLHVPYGDGEGEKLDIYFPTDPSGTFPVLVYIHGGYWQCLRGIYLCGHSAGAHLAAMVLSTDWTEYGVVPDIKGAVLVSGVYDLEPILHTYVNDALNMSREVAQRNSPMLCISPAAPAAATCEVLVAVAQHDSPEFRRQSQEYGQALRAAGWSVSLLDLAGVDHFDIIEKLAEDSYVLTQVILNMISRA; from the exons ATGGGAGTGGGGCGCCACCGCCCCCGGACTCGGACCCCGTCCCCGGGCGGGCAGggggcgcggggccgccgcgACGGGcgcgggaccgggaccgggaccgggatcGGGATCGGGATCGGGACCGGCCGCAGCATGGGGGGGTGGCGGGACATGCCCGCGGAG GCGCTGGAGGAGCAGTACTCCCCCAGCCGCTGGTCCCCCCgcctgggcagggacaccaTCATCCAGGCCCACCTCGAGGCGACGGCAGCAG GGACGCAGCGGGCCCGGGCCGGCGCGCAGACCTCGCTGCACGTCCCCTACGGCGATGGTGAGGGCGAGAAGCTGGACATCTATTTTCCCACGGATCCTTCTGGAA CCTTCCCGGTCCTGGTCTACATCCATGGCGGATACTGGCAGTGCCTGAG AGGCATTTACCTGTGTGGACACTCGGCAGGGGCCCACTTGGCAGCCATGGTGTTGTCCACGGACTGGACAGAATATGGAGTGGTGCCAGATATCAAAG GAGCTGTGCTGGTGAGCGGCGTGTACGACCTCGAGCCCATCCTGCACACCTACGTGAATGATGCGCTGAACATGAGCCG GGAGGTTGCCCAGAGGAACAGCCCCATGCTGTGCATCTCCCCAGCAGCGCCTGCGGCTGCGACCTGCGAGGTGCTCGTGGCTGTGGCCCAGCACGACTCCCCAGAGTTTCGCAGGCAATCGCAGGAGTATGGCCAG GCCCTGCGTGCAGCCGGCTGGTCCGTCTCCCTGCTGGATCTTGCTGGCGTGGATCACTTTGACATCATTGAGAAGCTGGCGGAGGACAGCTATGTCCTCACTCAG